Proteins from a single region of Acidovorax sp. NCPPB 3576:
- a CDS encoding DesA family fatty acid desaturase: MLLPDWAVLNAAIDWLGHGLWNLSWWQVVLYTLFTTHITIAAVTIFLHRAQAHRSVELGAVPSHFFRFWLWLGTGMVTREWVAIHRKHHAKCETEEDPHSPQTRGLDTVMWRGAELYRAEANNAETVRKFGHGTPDDWVERNVYSRFAWQGVGLMLIINLVLFGGLGATVWAVQMLWIPFWAAGVVNGIGHFWGYRNFEAQDASTNLVPWGVVIGGEELHNNHHTYPTAAKFSVKPYEFDIGWMYISLMRAVGWATVKKVPPKLRLGAVKPVADEHTLEALIANRYEVMAGYARGVRQACREELAALKARNADASALRAARRWVHRDTEKVPARIQPHLAQARAAHPVLDKMITMREELRQLWLNTSQSREQLTADLQAWCHRAEESGVAALREFSLRLRSAQV, encoded by the coding sequence ATGCTGTTACCCGACTGGGCTGTTCTGAACGCCGCCATCGACTGGCTGGGCCACGGGTTGTGGAACCTGTCGTGGTGGCAGGTGGTGCTGTACACGCTGTTCACCACGCACATCACCATCGCGGCGGTGACCATCTTTTTGCACCGCGCGCAGGCGCACCGCTCGGTGGAGCTGGGGGCGGTGCCTTCGCATTTCTTTCGCTTCTGGCTGTGGCTGGGCACCGGCATGGTGACCCGAGAGTGGGTCGCCATCCACCGCAAGCACCACGCCAAGTGCGAAACCGAAGAAGACCCCCACAGTCCGCAGACCCGGGGCCTGGACACCGTGATGTGGCGCGGCGCCGAGCTGTACCGCGCCGAGGCGAACAATGCCGAGACGGTGCGCAAGTTCGGCCACGGCACGCCCGACGACTGGGTGGAGCGCAATGTGTACAGCCGGTTCGCCTGGCAGGGCGTGGGCCTCATGCTCATCATCAACCTGGTGCTGTTCGGCGGCCTGGGCGCCACGGTGTGGGCCGTGCAGATGCTGTGGATTCCCTTCTGGGCGGCCGGCGTGGTCAACGGCATCGGCCACTTCTGGGGCTACCGCAACTTCGAGGCGCAGGACGCCAGTACCAATCTCGTGCCCTGGGGCGTGGTGATCGGCGGCGAGGAGCTGCACAACAACCACCACACCTATCCGACCGCGGCCAAGTTCTCGGTCAAGCCCTATGAATTCGACATCGGCTGGATGTACATCAGCCTGATGCGCGCCGTCGGTTGGGCCACGGTCAAGAAAGTGCCGCCCAAGCTGCGCCTGGGGGCCGTCAAGCCCGTGGCCGACGAACATACGCTGGAAGCGCTGATCGCCAACCGCTACGAGGTGATGGCCGGCTATGCACGGGGCGTGCGCCAGGCCTGCCGCGAGGAACTGGCGGCGCTCAAGGCGCGCAATGCCGATGCGTCCGCGCTGCGCGCTGCGCGCCGCTGGGTGCACCGCGATACCGAGAAGGTGCCGGCCCGCATCCAGCCGCACCTGGCCCAGGCCCGCGCCGCCCACCCGGTGCTCGACAAGATGATCACCATGCGCGAAGAACTGCGCCAACTGTGGCTGAACACCTCCCAGTCGCGCGAACAGCTCACCGCGGACCTGCAGGCCTGGTGCCACCGAGCGGAGGAAAGCGGCGTCGCGGCCCTGCGCGAGTTCTCGCTGCGTCTGCGCTCGGCGCAGGTCTGA
- a CDS encoding aminotransferase-like domain-containing protein, producing the protein MPRSADIREIPLYRQLAALYEQAIAAGSLRPGMRMPSVRELCQRHQVSLTTALQVLRHLESQGSVEARERVGYFVRESGAMALPGAREPELLEPLPDDPRVFAGINERISMFLEKARRAGPVPLDLGSAMPAPSLFDARALNRLAQSLLREQPDILVYGPSAPTTHVEFQQAMARHALTFGVCLAPSDIGATHGNSEAVTLALDAIADPGDVIAVESPTFFGILQAIQVRGLRALEIPCSPHTGISLEALELAARNEPRLKGVVVVPHLQMPQGSVMPDAHKERLVALCVEYGLALIEDDIYREFVESPRALRPAKAWDKVGDAGQVIYCASLSKSFAPGLRQGWMSAGRWQARVQMLKFARTRNMQTWSQLLAARSVDSPAYERHMRRMRIQLRLQREQSARAVARYFPMGTRLSLPPGGISLWLELPADISTTRLYDQALQCGIRIAPGPMFSNTGRYENFLRLSCGMPFTPEVEEAYRTLGQLMAQQRAEPTALRRAA; encoded by the coding sequence ATGCCGCGTTCTGCCGATATCCGAGAGATTCCCCTGTACCGCCAATTGGCGGCCCTGTACGAGCAGGCGATCGCCGCCGGCAGCCTGCGGCCCGGCATGCGCATGCCCTCGGTGCGCGAGCTTTGCCAGCGCCACCAGGTGAGCCTGACCACCGCGCTGCAGGTGCTGCGGCACCTCGAATCCCAGGGCAGCGTGGAGGCCCGCGAACGCGTGGGCTACTTCGTGCGCGAGTCGGGGGCAATGGCACTGCCCGGTGCGCGCGAGCCCGAGTTGCTCGAGCCCCTGCCGGACGACCCGCGTGTGTTCGCCGGCATCAACGAGCGCATTTCCATGTTCCTGGAAAAGGCGCGCCGCGCCGGCCCGGTGCCGCTGGATCTGGGCAGCGCCATGCCGGCGCCCAGCCTGTTCGATGCCCGGGCGCTGAACCGGCTGGCGCAAAGCCTGCTGCGCGAGCAGCCCGACATCCTCGTCTATGGGCCGTCGGCGCCCACCACCCATGTGGAGTTCCAGCAGGCCATGGCCCGCCATGCGCTCACCTTCGGGGTGTGCCTGGCGCCCTCCGACATCGGCGCCACCCATGGCAATTCGGAGGCGGTCACCCTGGCGCTGGATGCGATTGCCGACCCCGGCGATGTGATCGCGGTGGAGTCGCCGACCTTCTTCGGCATCCTGCAGGCCATCCAGGTGCGCGGCCTGCGGGCGCTGGAGATTCCCTGCAGCCCGCACACCGGCATTTCGCTGGAGGCGCTGGAGCTGGCGGCACGCAACGAGCCGCGCCTCAAGGGCGTGGTGGTGGTGCCCCACCTGCAGATGCCCCAGGGCAGCGTGATGCCCGATGCGCACAAGGAGCGCCTGGTGGCGCTGTGCGTGGAATACGGCTTGGCGCTGATCGAAGACGACATCTACCGCGAGTTCGTCGAGTCGCCCCGCGCGCTGCGCCCGGCCAAGGCCTGGGACAAGGTGGGCGACGCCGGCCAGGTGATCTATTGCGCCTCGCTCAGCAAGAGCTTCGCCCCCGGCCTGCGCCAGGGCTGGATGAGCGCCGGGCGCTGGCAGGCCCGGGTGCAGATGCTCAAGTTCGCCCGCACCCGCAACATGCAGACCTGGTCCCAGTTGCTGGCGGCGCGCAGCGTGGATTCGCCGGCCTATGAACGCCACATGCGCCGCATGCGCATCCAGTTGCGCCTGCAGCGCGAGCAGTCTGCACGCGCCGTGGCGCGGTATTTTCCGATGGGCACGCGCCTGAGCCTGCCGCCGGGCGGGATCAGCCTGTGGCTGGAGCTGCCCGCCGACATCTCGACCACGCGCCTGTACGACCAGGCGCTGCAGTGCGGCATCCGCATCGCGCCGGGCCCGATGTTCTCCAACACCGGGCGCTACGAAAACTTCCTGCGCCTGAGCTGCGGCATGCCGTTCACACCCGAGGTGGAGGAGGCCTACCGCACGCTGGGCCAGCTCATGGCACAGCAGCGCGCGGAACCGACAGCGCTGCGTCGGGCAGCCTGA